In a single window of the Necator americanus strain Aroian chromosome X, whole genome shotgun sequence genome:
- a CDS encoding hypothetical protein (NECATOR_CHRX.G21941.T1), which produces MKNRQRNLDVVHHGLVLISDGKGRGRPSRLLLSRDQLSIEIPSDGTTNEVDTEAPDDQTRTIVIKRKGGGLGLSIKGGTENAQNLPIVISKIFPGMPADQTGQLYVGDAIVEVNGEPVEGRSHDEVVEMLKAEGDELRLGVRHYSNIASYLKPAQSLQPGRSGGALDKIYEPNTWKSAMKAQSDLGLYDGKEKSTGGEGKDEKWKTITVIPLPMAYLTRYLWGTDNLRTNSFEVRAVDGSSTGIIHCEDARALEQWIGHINNHIQSLNHKSIKMSNKYLHQSEQISYIGWVNEYMSEGLSEDPKQKWEPRFLILKGGDVCLFESPPLSSEDLNKCLYLYKSYDIAIKQVPNDSRRLDKRENCFYLETCMADGTRHYLSFETPQMLEIFEAAYHKSVYATVIAMQTRTFACSYEGRPSGLVLDIKQGISLYDIPTKSYIWQYRFRDLHSSSDDGKVHVQLVFRDDRSLDPAKLETKDIECDEVLAVTYNLHSFLVTKIVAADPDFLKMNPLL; this is translated from the exons ATGAAGAATCGTCAGAGAAATCTTGATGTG GTACATCATGGGCTTGTATTAATCAGTGATGGTAAAGGACGAGGAAGACCATCCAGACTTCTATTATCCagag ATCAATTGTCGATAGAGATACCTAGCGACGGTACTACAAATGAGGTCGATACAGAAGCACCTGATGATCAAACTCGAACAATTGTGATTAAACGAAAAGGAGGTGGGCTCGGATTGTCAATAAAG GGTGGAACCGAAAATGCTCAAAATCTGCCTATTGTTATATCGAAAATTTTTCCTGGGATGCCAG CAGATCAAACGGGTCAGTTGTATGTGGGCGATGCGATTGTAGAAGTTAATGGTGAACCGGTGGAAGGTCGATCACATGATGAAGTAGTGGAAATGTTGAAAGCTGAAGGAGATGAACTTCGACTTGGAGTACGACATTATTCGAACATAGCCTCTTACCTGAA ACCAGCACAATCATTGCAACCAGGAAGATCTGGAGGTGCTCTGGATAAAATCTATGAACCAAATACATGGAAG TCTGCTATGAAAGCTCAATCCGACTTAGGTTTatacgatggaaaagaaaaatcaacaggtggtgaaggaaaagatgagaaatggaaaacaatTACAGTTATACCATTACCGATGGCATATCTTACACGATATCTTTGGGGGACCGACAATCTCAG aacaaattcttttgaagtacGAGCGGTGGACGGTTCGTCAACCGGTATTATTCACTGTGAAGACGCTCGTGCACTTGAACAATGGATTGGACATATCAATAATCATATACAATCACTTAATCATAAAAGTATTAAGATGAGCAACAAATATCTTCATCAGAGTGAACAG ATATCCTACATTGGATGGGTGAATGAATATATGAGTGAAGGATTATCTGAAGatccaaaacaaaaatggGAGCCTCGATTTTTAATTCTGAAAGGAGGCGATGTGTGCTTATTCGAAAGTCCACCG CTCAGCTCTGAAGATTTGAATAAATGCCTCTATCTTTACAAAAGTTACGATATCGCCATTAAACAG GTTCCAAACGATTCTCGTCGTCTTGATAAACGAGAAAATTGTTTCTACCTGGAAACATGTATGGCGGACGGGACAAGACACTATCTTTCGTTCGAAACACCTCAAATGCTGGAAATTTTCGAAGCTGCGTATCACAAAAGTGTTTATGCAACCGTGATTGCGATGCAG actCGTACATTCGCGTGCAGTTATGAAGGTAGACCGAGCGGTTTAGTGTTGGATATTAAACAAGGGATAAGTCTATACGATATTCCTACGAAG agcTATATATGGCAATATCGATTTCGAGATCTACATTCATCGTCGGATGATGGAAAAGTTCACGTACAACTCGTGTTTCGTGACGATAGATCACTGGATCCTGCAAAACTTGAAACAAAG GATATTGAATGTGATGAAGTGTTGGCGGTAACGTACAATTTGCACTCATTCCTCGTTACGAAAATTGTCGCCGCTGATCCGGACTTCTTGAAGATGAATCCACTCTTATAA
- a CDS encoding hypothetical protein (NECATOR_CHRX.G21939.T2), producing MIIEVVLRSTSSSLRVRCLLSIRMTYNVKKMIALSATLNASIGLPDHGLIVIGQHSLLKALSFKNVLESKFNGEIDEKKWEAALSVLPSTGSLPLLFNQSRIISVPDSSSRHNTPSNCHLVTKELKTIPITLDNRNLNIILVCEAGNVFANVAAIARAFPIFSRKTDPPPIVNLTIELCLPEGEKLDPEDLKLIENVGYSIREMCRLIDAPSNELTTDAFLLEVLSVAEELDLQSTVISGENLRKEGFGGIWNVGKSGPTAPSFVVLKHEPPNATKSYCLVGKGVVFDTGGMQIKGKTGMPGMKRDMGGAAGMLGSFYSLVKSGFKEKLYLCLSIVENNVTNTANKPDDVITMLSGKTVEINNTDAEGRLILADAVYYSKHTLKADVIVDMATLTGAQSYVSGKYHAALLTNCEDWEQRVCMAGRLSGDLVAPMVFCPDLHFSDLKSPIADMRNSNLGKMEGPPSAVAGLFIGAHIDFGEGIKWLHLDIAAPAESGDRSTGYGPALLCYLFGHLTKAPMFSP from the exons ATGATTATTGAGGTTGTGCTAC GGTCAACCTCAAGTTCTTTGAGGGTGAGGTGCCTCCTCTCAATCAGAATGACCTACAATGTGAAA AAGATGATTGCGCTCAGCGCCACCCTCAACGCTTCCATTGGGCTTCCTGATCATGGGCTCATCGTCATCGGCCAGCACAGTCTCCTGAAGGCGTTgtctttcaaaaatgttctcgAGTCGAAATTTAACGGAGAGATTG ATGAGAAGAAATGGGAGGCAGCTTTGTCGGTGCTTCCAAGCACAGGAAGTCTTCCGCTTCTATTCAATCAATCACGTATAATCTCTGTGCCAGATTCATCATCAAGGCACAATACTCCCTCAAATTGCCATCTAGTGACTAAAGAATTGAAAACTATTCCTATTACCTTAGACAATCGT AATCTGAACATCATTTTGGTATGCGAAGCAGGGAATGTATTTGCAAATGTTGCGGCCATCGCTCGTGCATTCCCGATTTTCTCCCGTAAGACTGATCCACCACCCATTGTTAATCTCACTATCGAACTCTGCTTACCGGAAGGTGAAAAG tTGGATCCGGAAGATCTTAAACTGATTGAAAATGTGGGATATTCTATTCGGGAAATGTGTCGTTTGATTGATGCACCATCAAATGAACTCACAACGGACGCGTTTTTGTTGGAAGTTCTTTCTGTAGCGGAGGAACTTGATCTACAATCAACTGTTATTTCG gGGGAAAACCTTAGAAAAGAAGGTTTCGGAGGTATCTGGAACGTAGGCAAATCTGGTCCTACTGCACCATCGTTTGTGGTTCTTAAACACGAACCACCAAATGCTACGAAAAGTTATTGTTTGGTTGGCAAGGGTGTAGTTTTCGATACCGGTGGTATGCAAATCAAAGGAAAGACAGGAATGCCTG GCATGAAGAGGGATATGGGTGGTGCAGCAGGAATGCTGGGCTCGTTTTACAGCCTCGTGAAGTCAGGATTTAAGGAGAAGCTATATCTCTGCCTTTCCATTGTGGAAAATAACGTTACAAATACGGCGAA CAAACCCGATGATGTAATAACTATGCTGAGTGGAAAGACTGTCGAAATCAACAACACCGATGCAGAAGGTCGTCTTATTCTTGCTGATGCGGTTTATTACTCCAAACATACTCTCAAA GCTGACGTAATTGTGGACATGGCTACTCTCACAGGTGCTCAATCTTATGTTTCCGGAAAATATCATGCAGCGCTGCTCACAAACTGTGAGGATTGGGAGCAAAGG GTATGCATGGCTGGCCGTCTGTCTGGTGATTTAGTGGCGCCGATGGTTTTCTGTCCAGATCTTCATTTCTCGGACCTGAAAAGTCCAATTGCTGACATGCGCAACAGTAATCTTGGAAAAATGGAG GGGCCACCTTCGGCAGTAGCTGGGCTCTTTATTGGTGCCCACATCGATTTCGGTGAAGGAATCAAATGGCTTCATCTCGATATTGCGGCTCCTGCCGAGTCCGGTGATCGTAGCACCGGATACGGACCGGCTCTGCTCTGCTATCTTTTCGGTCATTTGACTAAAGCTCCAATGTTTTCACCCTAA
- a CDS encoding hypothetical protein (NECATOR_CHRX.G21939.T3), producing MNLSFTLCHQLTNDAKFQLLKGQFSNIFWSTSSSLRVRCLLSIRMTYNVKKMIALSATLNASIGLPDHGLIVIGQHSLLKALSFKNVLESKFNGEIDEKKWEAALSVLPSTGSLPLLFNQSRIISVPDSSSRHNTPSNCHLVTKELKTIPITLDNRNLNIILVCEAGNVFANVAAIARAFPIFSRKTDPPPIVNLTIELCLPEGEKLDPEDLKLIENVGYSIREMCRLIDAPSNELTTDAFLLEVLSVAEELDLQSTVISGENLRKEGFGGIWNVGKSGPTAPSFVVLKHEPPNATKSYCLVGKGVVFDTGGMQIKGKTGMPGMKRDMGGAAGMLGSFYSLVKSGFKEKLYLCLSIVENNVTNTANKPDDVITMLSGKTVEINNTDAEGRLILADAVYYSKHTLKADVIVDMATLTGAQSYVSGKYHAALLTNCEDWEQRVCMAGRLSGDLVAPMVFCPDLHFSDLKSPIADMRNSNLGKMEGPPSAVAGLFIGAHIDFGEGIKWLHLDIAAPAESGDRSTGYGPALLCYLFGHLTKAPMFSP from the exons ATGAATTTATCATTTACTCTTTG TCATCAGCTGACTAACGATGCGAAATTCCAACTTCTGAAAGGACAATTCTCAAACATCTTTT GGTCAACCTCAAGTTCTTTGAGGGTGAGGTGCCTCCTCTCAATCAGAATGACCTACAATGTGAAA AAGATGATTGCGCTCAGCGCCACCCTCAACGCTTCCATTGGGCTTCCTGATCATGGGCTCATCGTCATCGGCCAGCACAGTCTCCTGAAGGCGTTgtctttcaaaaatgttctcgAGTCGAAATTTAACGGAGAGATTG ATGAGAAGAAATGGGAGGCAGCTTTGTCGGTGCTTCCAAGCACAGGAAGTCTTCCGCTTCTATTCAATCAATCACGTATAATCTCTGTGCCAGATTCATCATCAAGGCACAATACTCCCTCAAATTGCCATCTAGTGACTAAAGAATTGAAAACTATTCCTATTACCTTAGACAATCGT AATCTGAACATCATTTTGGTATGCGAAGCAGGGAATGTATTTGCAAATGTTGCGGCCATCGCTCGTGCATTCCCGATTTTCTCCCGTAAGACTGATCCACCACCCATTGTTAATCTCACTATCGAACTCTGCTTACCGGAAGGTGAAAAG tTGGATCCGGAAGATCTTAAACTGATTGAAAATGTGGGATATTCTATTCGGGAAATGTGTCGTTTGATTGATGCACCATCAAATGAACTCACAACGGACGCGTTTTTGTTGGAAGTTCTTTCTGTAGCGGAGGAACTTGATCTACAATCAACTGTTATTTCG gGGGAAAACCTTAGAAAAGAAGGTTTCGGAGGTATCTGGAACGTAGGCAAATCTGGTCCTACTGCACCATCGTTTGTGGTTCTTAAACACGAACCACCAAATGCTACGAAAAGTTATTGTTTGGTTGGCAAGGGTGTAGTTTTCGATACCGGTGGTATGCAAATCAAAGGAAAGACAGGAATGCCTG GCATGAAGAGGGATATGGGTGGTGCAGCAGGAATGCTGGGCTCGTTTTACAGCCTCGTGAAGTCAGGATTTAAGGAGAAGCTATATCTCTGCCTTTCCATTGTGGAAAATAACGTTACAAATACGGCGAA CAAACCCGATGATGTAATAACTATGCTGAGTGGAAAGACTGTCGAAATCAACAACACCGATGCAGAAGGTCGTCTTATTCTTGCTGATGCGGTTTATTACTCCAAACATACTCTCAAA GCTGACGTAATTGTGGACATGGCTACTCTCACAGGTGCTCAATCTTATGTTTCCGGAAAATATCATGCAGCGCTGCTCACAAACTGTGAGGATTGGGAGCAAAGG GTATGCATGGCTGGCCGTCTGTCTGGTGATTTAGTGGCGCCGATGGTTTTCTGTCCAGATCTTCATTTCTCGGACCTGAAAAGTCCAATTGCTGACATGCGCAACAGTAATCTTGGAAAAATGGAG GGGCCACCTTCGGCAGTAGCTGGGCTCTTTATTGGTGCCCACATCGATTTCGGTGAAGGAATCAAATGGCTTCATCTCGATATTGCGGCTCCTGCCGAGTCCGGTGATCGTAGCACCGGATACGGACCGGCTCTGCTCTGCTATCTTTTCGGTCATTTGACTAAAGCTCCAATGTTTTCACCCTAA
- a CDS encoding hypothetical protein (NECATOR_CHRX.G21938.T1) — translation MIRNAQPLLNNAYKALAASARTLMLQEHHGMAILKQENIKVPPFGVAKTAAEAKAQAQKIGGKDYVVKAQVLAGGRGKGRFDSGLQGGVHVVFTPEEAEEKAKMMIGANLITKQTDHRGKLCEEVMVCKRLFTRREYYFSITLDRNTNGPILIGSCRGGVNIEEVAATEPEAIVKVPIDMTVGVTEEIAADVAARMGFKGECAKQGADIIRKLYNLFLKTDATLVEINPMAEDVNGDVYCMDCKMLLDTNAEFRQPELFSLKDKKQEDPLEIRAAAANLNYIRLDGNIGCMVNGAGLAMATMDIIKLHGGEPANFLDVGGGATVEQVTEAFKIITADEKKVNAILVNIFGGIMRCDVIAQGIIQAAKELNLKIPIVVRLQGTKVEDAKALIATSQLRILPCDNLDEAAKMVVKLSDIVHLARAAQIDVKFELSI, via the exons ATGATCCGCAACGCCCAACCTCTTCTTAACAATGCTTACAAA GCACTTGCAGCATCAGCTCGCACACTTATGCTCCAGGAACATCATGGCATGGCTATTCTGAAACAGGAGAACATCAAG GTTCCTCCATTCGGTGTCGCAAAAACTGCCGCGGAAGCGAAAGCTCAGGCTCAGAAAATCG GCGGTAAGGACTATGTCGTCAAAGCTCAAGTTTTGGCTGGTGGACGAGGTAAGGGAAGATTCGACTCTGGTCTTCAGGGCGGAgttcatgttgttttcac tccTGAAGAAGCTGAGGAGAAGGCGAAGATGATGATTGGAGCAAACCTTATCACCAAACAGACTGATCACCGTGGAAAACTCTGTGAAGAG GTTATGGTATGCAAGCGACTATTCACTCGTCGTGAATATTACTTCTCGATCACACTTGACAGGAATACCAAT GGTCCTATTCTCATCGGATCGTGTCGCGGTGGAGTTAACATCGAGGAGGTTGCGGCCACCGAACCTGAGGCTATCGTCAAAGTTCCAATTGACATGACCGTTGGCGTTACCGAAGAAATTGCTGCAGATGTAGCTGCGAGAATGGGTTTCAAG GGTGAATGTGCTAAACAAGGTGCTGACATAATTCGCAAACTCTACAATCTCTTCTTGAAAACGGATGCTACCCTTGTCGAGATTAATCCTATGGCAGAAGATGTTAAcggagatg tttattGCATGGATTGCAAGATGCTTTTGGACACTAACGCTGAATTCCGCCAGCCAGAGTTGTTTTCACTGAAGGACAAGAAACAAGAGGATCCACTCGAG ATCCGCGCTGCCGCTGCAAATCTCAACTATATTCGACTAGACGGCAACATCGGTTGCATGG TCAATGGGGCTGGTCTGGCCATGGCTACAATGGACATAATCAAACTTCATGGTGGAGAACCTGCAAACTTTTTGGATGTGGGTGGCGGTGCAACGGTTGAACAGGTCACTGAAGCTTTCAAAATTATCACTGCCGATGAGAAGAAG GTCAACGCAATTCTCGTCAACATTTTTGGTGGCATCATGCGTTGTGATGTCATTGCTCAGGGAATTATTCAAGCAGCTAAAGAACTTAATCTCAAAATCCCAATAGTTGTTCGTCTTCAGG GAACAAAAGTGGAGGATGCGAAAGCGCTCATCGCTACTTCGCAGTTGAGGATTCTTCCTTGCGACAATCTGGATGAG GCTGCCAAAATGGTGGTGAAGTTGTCGGATATCGTGCATTTGGCTCGAGCCGCCCAGATCGACGTGAAGTTCGAGTTATCAATCTAG
- a CDS encoding hypothetical protein (NECATOR_CHRX.G21939.T1), which yields MIALSATLNASIGLPDHGLIVIGQHSLLKALSFKNVLESKFNGEIDEKKWEAALSVLPSTGSLPLLFNQSRIISVPDSSSRHNTPSNCHLVTKELKTIPITLDNRNLNIILVCEAGNVFANVAAIARAFPIFSRKTDPPPIVNLTIELCLPEGEKLDPEDLKLIENVGYSIREMCRLIDAPSNELTTDAFLLEVLSVAEELDLQSTVISGENLRKEGFGGIWNVGKSGPTAPSFVVLKHEPPNATKSYCLVGKGVVFDTGGMQIKGKTGMPGMKRDMGGAAGMLGSFYSLVKSGFKEKLYLCLSIVENNVTNTANKPDDVITMLSGKTVEINNTDAEGRLILADAVYYSKHTLKADVIVDMATLTGAQSYVSGKYHAALLTNCEDWEQRVCMAGRLSGDLVAPMVFCPDLHFSDLKSPIADMRNSNLGKMEGPPSAVAGLFIGAHIDFGEGIKWLHLDIAAPAESGDRSTGYGPALLCYLFGHLTKAPMFSP from the exons ATGATTGCGCTCAGCGCCACCCTCAACGCTTCCATTGGGCTTCCTGATCATGGGCTCATCGTCATCGGCCAGCACAGTCTCCTGAAGGCGTTgtctttcaaaaatgttctcgAGTCGAAATTTAACGGAGAGATTG ATGAGAAGAAATGGGAGGCAGCTTTGTCGGTGCTTCCAAGCACAGGAAGTCTTCCGCTTCTATTCAATCAATCACGTATAATCTCTGTGCCAGATTCATCATCAAGGCACAATACTCCCTCAAATTGCCATCTAGTGACTAAAGAATTGAAAACTATTCCTATTACCTTAGACAATCGT AATCTGAACATCATTTTGGTATGCGAAGCAGGGAATGTATTTGCAAATGTTGCGGCCATCGCTCGTGCATTCCCGATTTTCTCCCGTAAGACTGATCCACCACCCATTGTTAATCTCACTATCGAACTCTGCTTACCGGAAGGTGAAAAG tTGGATCCGGAAGATCTTAAACTGATTGAAAATGTGGGATATTCTATTCGGGAAATGTGTCGTTTGATTGATGCACCATCAAATGAACTCACAACGGACGCGTTTTTGTTGGAAGTTCTTTCTGTAGCGGAGGAACTTGATCTACAATCAACTGTTATTTCG gGGGAAAACCTTAGAAAAGAAGGTTTCGGAGGTATCTGGAACGTAGGCAAATCTGGTCCTACTGCACCATCGTTTGTGGTTCTTAAACACGAACCACCAAATGCTACGAAAAGTTATTGTTTGGTTGGCAAGGGTGTAGTTTTCGATACCGGTGGTATGCAAATCAAAGGAAAGACAGGAATGCCTG GCATGAAGAGGGATATGGGTGGTGCAGCAGGAATGCTGGGCTCGTTTTACAGCCTCGTGAAGTCAGGATTTAAGGAGAAGCTATATCTCTGCCTTTCCATTGTGGAAAATAACGTTACAAATACGGCGAA CAAACCCGATGATGTAATAACTATGCTGAGTGGAAAGACTGTCGAAATCAACAACACCGATGCAGAAGGTCGTCTTATTCTTGCTGATGCGGTTTATTACTCCAAACATACTCTCAAA GCTGACGTAATTGTGGACATGGCTACTCTCACAGGTGCTCAATCTTATGTTTCCGGAAAATATCATGCAGCGCTGCTCACAAACTGTGAGGATTGGGAGCAAAGG GTATGCATGGCTGGCCGTCTGTCTGGTGATTTAGTGGCGCCGATGGTTTTCTGTCCAGATCTTCATTTCTCGGACCTGAAAAGTCCAATTGCTGACATGCGCAACAGTAATCTTGGAAAAATGGAG GGGCCACCTTCGGCAGTAGCTGGGCTCTTTATTGGTGCCCACATCGATTTCGGTGAAGGAATCAAATGGCTTCATCTCGATATTGCGGCTCCTGCCGAGTCCGGTGATCGTAGCACCGGATACGGACCGGCTCTGCTCTGCTATCTTTTCGGTCATTTGACTAAAGCTCCAATGTTTTCACCCTAA
- a CDS encoding hypothetical protein (NECATOR_CHRX.G21940.T1), protein MHQVLHPPVPSAIPIHEQLRDGCKIDVHGRVEHGHHKNFAIELLSGPHIVLHVNFRFHHEHVVVMNSCSHGAWGPEVRHHNPLHHSEHFHLHIHVHHTHFDIDVNGHKLGTFQHRFPVESVQALGLKGDVHVEKILFSGFHFQKNWNATVDFGHGGFIGYGTTSYAPPAFSGGNQYNAYH, encoded by the exons ATGCATCAAGTTCTGCATcct CCAGTCCCCAGTGCAATTCCAATTCATGAACAACTTAGAGATGGATGTAAAATTGATGTACACGGCCGAGTAGAACATGGACATCATAA GAATTTCGCTATTGAACTCCTATCAGGACCACATATTGTACTTCATGTgaacttccgttttcatcATGAACATGTGGTTGTGATGAACTCGTGCAGTCATGGTGCATGGGGACCGGAG GTACGCCACCACAATCCACTTCACCACAGCGAACACTTCCACCTCCACATTCATGTCCACCATACTCATTTTGAT ATTGATGTGAATGGCCACAAACTTGGTACTTTCCAACACCGTTTCCCGGTAGAATCAGTTCAGGCGCTAGGATTGAAGGGTGATGTTCACGTTGAGAAGATCCTCTTCTCTGGGTTCCACTTCCAGAAAA ACTGGAACGCAACCGTTGACTTTGGTCATGGCGGTTTTATTGGATACGGTACAACGTCTTATGCCCCACCTGct TTCTCTGGTGGTAATCAATACAACGCTTATCATTGA